The following coding sequences are from one Arcobacter nitrofigilis DSM 7299 window:
- a CDS encoding tetratricopeptide repeat protein produces MIKKILLVTTFTLSIVFASESLTSYEQAVKLFNEKSYEKAYKIFLSLSKNDLENQNLNFYLGRCEYEQGKYDIAISYYERILFAQPNNLRAQIEIAQSNLMLKNYTQAIKDFNVVLVNADTPADVKKSIEERLAYIKKTMQKHFISGALVFDLSYDSNVNNSATAGEYSVFVPQLGTDFKLSNNAKEESDYYYDAIAVINHVYKYNENFSLNNSLVAYTQDYHTKKDSNIDVISFTSTPTFYEGANKYGTGLGIDYVRYNDKDYLKNYNLIFSNSHIFAQTTLNNITFKLSKKLYDQEEDKQKSAYVFDLTNSLKYKTENFGLFTLDTAYSKEIEIYEQRTDVSKESFEVGLENSLALPYKFNLNTNINSKKVIYRDTDVNFLSRRVDKINSVSLGISRPLRKNLIFALKGTATNNMSNQAPFDYKKQVIKSSLIYTF; encoded by the coding sequence ATGATAAAAAAAATACTATTGGTAACTACTTTTACTCTCTCTATTGTTTTTGCTTCTGAAAGCTTAACCTCATATGAGCAAGCAGTAAAACTGTTTAATGAAAAGAGTTATGAGAAAGCTTACAAAATATTTCTTTCTTTATCAAAAAATGATTTGGAAAACCAAAATCTAAACTTCTATCTTGGAAGATGTGAATATGAACAAGGAAAATATGATATAGCAATAAGTTATTATGAGAGAATACTTTTTGCTCAACCAAATAATTTAAGAGCTCAAATAGAAATAGCCCAAAGTAACTTGATGCTTAAAAACTATACTCAAGCAATAAAAGACTTTAATGTTGTTTTAGTAAATGCAGATACTCCAGCTGATGTAAAAAAAAGTATTGAAGAAAGACTGGCTTACATAAAAAAAACTATGCAAAAACACTTTATAAGTGGAGCTTTAGTATTTGATTTAAGTTATGATTCAAATGTAAATAACTCAGCAACAGCAGGTGAGTACTCAGTCTTTGTACCCCAATTGGGAACTGATTTTAAATTATCAAATAATGCAAAAGAAGAATCAGATTACTATTATGATGCCATTGCTGTTATAAATCATGTATATAAATATAATGAAAACTTCTCTTTAAATAATAGCCTTGTAGCTTATACTCAAGATTATCATACTAAAAAAGATAGTAATATTGATGTTATCTCATTTACTTCCACTCCTACTTTTTATGAAGGGGCAAATAAATATGGCACTGGACTTGGAATTGATTATGTTAGATACAATGATAAAGACTATTTAAAAAACTATAATCTAATATTTTCAAACTCTCATATTTTTGCACAAACAACTTTAAATAATATTACTTTTAAACTAAGTAAAAAACTCTATGACCAAGAAGAAGATAAACAAAAAAGTGCTTATGTATTTGATTTAACAAATAGCTTAAAATATAAAACAGAAAACTTTGGACTTTTTACTTTAGATACTGCATATAGCAAAGAAATAGAAATATATGAACAAAGAACAGATGTAAGTAAAGAATCATTTGAAGTAGGTTTAGAAAATAGTTTAGCTTTACCATATAAATTTAATCTAAACACAAATATAAATAGTAAAAAAGTAATCTATAGAGATACGGATGTTAACTTTCTATCTAGAAGAGTTGATAAGATAAATAGTGTCTCACTTGGAATAAGTAGACCATTAAGAAAAAACTTAATCTTTGCCTTAAAAGGAACAGCTACAAACAATATGTCAAATCAAGCACCCTTTGATTATAAAAAACAAGTTATTAAATCTTCATTGATTTATACATTTTAA
- a CDS encoding TolC family protein yields the protein MNKLLVLLLITSIYSFAKEITFDEALHLLLKNNKQLKSKKLDIKQSHAILDEISANNYGALNFKETYTTTNHAGYAFNSKLSSRKATFGDFGLGSYTGPGSIGEAPDDLNYPKSTENYETKITYDIPLFTGFKISNAKDVAQLQVQAKNKKYQYDEKLLTLELLRAYNACVAAKEYLKSTQKAKEVTKSFVNFSNEMFKEGLVTKIDLNEAQVRDLNTNVKLKEAQNKVSLALSYLSFLVGDEITDVKNFEEVKLSNLVLKNIQEEAINKREDYKYIDLNVKSSKKNIKVEQADYYPKINAHVEYGYSDDKLKNFDDTQDFYLAKVQLNMKIFDMTREAKVEQSRINYNKLMLEKEQFKDSIKLEVKQNYLNYLSNEEILVEKIKAQNLAEEVLIKAEDMYKNKLLKMTDLLAQQASLQKAEAEVIMSKFDLTFMKAKLKLSIGKSLKE from the coding sequence ATGAATAAACTACTTGTATTATTGTTAATAACTTCCATATACTCTTTTGCAAAAGAGATAACATTTGATGAAGCATTACATTTATTGCTTAAAAATAATAAACAACTAAAATCTAAAAAACTAGATATAAAACAATCACATGCAATACTAGATGAAATATCTGCAAATAATTATGGGGCTTTAAATTTCAAAGAGACATATACAACTACAAATCATGCAGGATATGCTTTTAATTCAAAACTAAGTTCTAGAAAAGCTACCTTTGGTGATTTTGGATTAGGTTCATATACAGGTCCTGGTTCTATTGGAGAGGCACCAGATGATTTAAATTATCCAAAATCTACAGAGAACTATGAAACAAAGATTACTTATGATATTCCATTATTTACAGGTTTTAAAATATCAAATGCAAAAGATGTTGCTCAACTTCAAGTTCAAGCTAAAAATAAAAAATATCAATATGATGAAAAACTTTTAACTTTAGAATTATTAAGAGCTTATAATGCTTGTGTTGCAGCTAAAGAGTACTTAAAATCTACACAAAAAGCAAAAGAAGTAACTAAATCTTTTGTAAATTTTTCAAATGAAATGTTCAAAGAAGGATTAGTTACAAAAATTGATTTAAATGAAGCACAAGTGAGAGATTTAAATACTAATGTAAAACTAAAAGAAGCGCAAAATAAAGTATCACTTGCTCTTTCTTATTTAAGTTTTTTAGTTGGTGATGAAATTACAGATGTTAAAAACTTTGAAGAGGTAAAACTTTCAAATCTTGTTCTAAAAAATATTCAAGAAGAGGCTATAAATAAAAGGGAAGACTATAAATATATTGATTTAAATGTTAAATCATCAAAGAAAAATATAAAAGTAGAACAAGCTGATTATTATCCTAAAATTAATGCGCATGTAGAATATGGATATAGTGATGATAAATTAAAGAATTTTGATGATACCCAAGATTTCTATCTAGCAAAAGTACAATTAAATATGAAAATATTTGATATGACAAGAGAAGCTAAAGTAGAACAAAGTAGAATCAATTACAATAAATTGATGTTAGAAAAAGAACAGTTTAAAGATTCTATTAAACTTGAAGTAAAACAAAACTATTTAAATTATTTATCAAATGAAGAAATTTTAGTAGAAAAAATTAAAGCTCAAAATTTAGCAGAAGAAGTTTTAATAAAAGCAGAAGATATGTATAAAAATAAATTATTAAAAATGACAGATTTATTAGCACAACAAGCTTCACTGCAAAAAGCAGAAGCAGAAGTAATTATGTCAAAATTTGATCTTACTTTTATGAAAGCAAAATTAAAGCTATCAATTGGAAAATCGTTGAAGGAATAA
- a CDS encoding N-acetyltransferase, which translates to MEIRFYKPTTKDIIPMQSLVKGEVEKGTILLRTEDEMANTIRSYTVVEVDGKLAGFVATHIHSIRLAEVRSLIVSKDFRGLKLGKQLVDACIKEAKFYGLEQLLSLTYEAGFFESCGFRIIEKDQIPEHKIWADCIRCKHFPVCDEVAMVFDL; encoded by the coding sequence TTGGAAATTAGATTTTATAAACCAACAACAAAAGATATTATTCCTATGCAAAGCCTTGTAAAAGGAGAAGTAGAGAAGGGTACTATCTTACTTAGAACAGAAGATGAAATGGCTAATACAATACGGTCATATACTGTTGTTGAAGTTGATGGAAAACTAGCAGGTTTTGTAGCAACTCATATTCATTCAATAAGACTAGCAGAAGTGCGAAGTTTAATAGTATCAAAAGATTTTAGAGGTTTGAAACTAGGAAAACAATTAGTTGATGCCTGTATAAAAGAGGCTAAATTTTACGGTCTAGAACAACTTCTATCATTGACTTATGAAGCAGGTTTTTTTGAAAGCTGTGGTTTTAGAATAATAGAAAAAGACCAAATCCCAGAACACAAAATCTGGGCTGATTGTATACGATGTAAACACTTCCCAGTTTGTGATGAAGTGGCTATGGTCTTTGACCTTTAG
- a CDS encoding FecR family protein, which translates to MKKILLLLFILANFLFASIGQITALVGDIKISRDSKTIIAKLGEKLEKNDVINSSKGSKAQITMNDNTIITIGQNSTLNIFDYVYDESKPKDSKASFGFMKGSFKSITGKIGKLNKNRFKLRTKSASIGIRGTTIIGNQQIIICTDGAISVTANGVTVDVAKQELTRISQDGTPTPPEPLKQDTLEKLEQLADTSNTTTPQKNESKEEKNISPETPTVVNNTPNNDPVKYELPTVRYKKKEHSNLSGFTTLGYANTIIKDSNNNDAFESFKNGEMGIKGFDSSITQGTIGNSSRINIDNNKVLDSTLKNGTTIGTFSDENETYLSWGEWQGTSQNNITYTGGWIAGTKTAGSIILDLIGGLTTSKTFTGNVIHGDIFDGNTLYDISDQSTVNFTFNFGGGNNSFTGNMNLLYNEGSEYKINFNNGAVNSSGFSSSDLKHGGNSITGNINGSFYGSGEIKAIGGKFDFKDGVIEGSGLFKAQ; encoded by the coding sequence ATGAAAAAGATACTCTTATTACTTTTTATCCTTGCAAACTTTTTATTTGCTAGTATAGGACAAATAACAGCCTTAGTTGGTGATATTAAGATATCTAGGGATTCTAAAACTATCATAGCTAAACTTGGAGAAAAATTAGAAAAGAATGATGTTATAAATTCTTCAAAAGGTTCTAAAGCTCAAATTACCATGAATGATAATACTATTATTACCATTGGGCAAAATTCTACTTTAAATATCTTTGATTATGTTTATGATGAGAGTAAACCAAAAGATTCTAAGGCTAGTTTTGGGTTTATGAAAGGCTCTTTTAAATCTATTACTGGGAAAATTGGAAAGTTAAATAAAAATAGGTTTAAGCTAAGAACTAAAAGTGCTTCTATCGGTATTAGAGGAACTACTATTATTGGGAATCAACAAATCATTATTTGTACTGATGGAGCTATTAGTGTTACTGCTAATGGAGTAACTGTAGATGTGGCAAAACAAGAGTTAACTAGAATTTCACAAGATGGTACTCCAACTCCTCCTGAGCCTTTAAAACAAGACACTTTAGAAAAATTAGAACAATTAGCAGATACTAGTAATACTACAACACCACAAAAGAATGAAAGTAAAGAAGAAAAAAATATTTCTCCTGAAACACCTACAGTTGTAAATAATACTCCAAATAATGATCCTGTTAAATATGAACTTCCTACTGTGAGATATAAGAAAAAAGAACATTCTAACTTATCTGGCTTTACTACTTTAGGATATGCAAATACAATAATTAAAGATAGTAATAATAATGATGCATTTGAATCTTTCAAAAATGGTGAAATGGGAATAAAGGGATTTGATTCTTCTATCACGCAAGGGACAATAGGTAACTCTTCTCGAATAAATATTGACAACAATAAAGTCCTTGATTCCACATTAAAAAATGGAACTACTATTGGAACATTTTCTGATGAAAATGAAACATACTTATCATGGGGAGAATGGCAGGGAACATCTCAAAATAATATAACCTATACTGGAGGATGGATTGCAGGAACAAAAACTGCAGGGAGTATTATACTTGACTTAATTGGTGGACTAACTACTAGTAAAACATTTACGGGTAATGTTATACATGGAGACATATTTGATGGAAATACGCTATATGATATATCTGATCAAAGTACTGTAAATTTTACATTTAATTTTGGTGGAGGAAATAATTCTTTTACAGGAAATATGAACTTATTATATAATGAAGGCTCAGAATACAAAATCAACTTTAATAATGGAGCTGTAAATTCTTCTGGTTTTTCTTCATCTGATTTAAAACATGGAGGAAACAGTATAACGGGAAATATAAATGGTTCATTTTATGGAAGTGGAGAAATTAAAGCAATAGGTGGTAAATTTGACTTTAAAGATGGAGTAATAGAAGGAAGTGGTTTATTTAAAGCTCAATAA
- a CDS encoding PAS domain-containing protein: MSAGKEIVLDKSAFLVSETDEKGIIRFANDTFCKIAGYKLEELVGQPHSIVRNKYMPKKAFKSLWDTVQSGEIWTGYVKNATKSGDFYWVYATVFPFKSCDGSKGYLSCRRKPSEKEIEEAEELYTIWNKEEGK, encoded by the coding sequence ATGTCAGCTGGAAAAGAAATTGTTTTAGATAAATCAGCTTTCTTAGTAAGTGAAACTGATGAAAAAGGTATTATAAGATTTGCAAATGATACTTTTTGCAAAATTGCAGGATATAAACTTGAAGAACTTGTTGGACAACCACATAGTATAGTTAGAAATAAATATATGCCAAAAAAAGCATTTAAATCTCTTTGGGATACTGTACAATCTGGTGAGATTTGGACAGGATATGTAAAGAATGCTACCAAATCAGGTGATTTTTACTGGGTATATGCAACTGTTTTTCCATTTAAAAGTTGTGATGGTTCTAAGGGATATCTATCATGTAGAAGAAAACCTTCAGAAAAAGAGATTGAAGAAGCTGAAGAGTTATATACAATTTGGAATAAAGAAGAAGGAAAATAG